One Argentina anserina chromosome 6, drPotAnse1.1, whole genome shotgun sequence genomic window, CAAACTCAACCAGAGTGTATCTGTAAAAGGGTCTGGAGAAGCATAATGCCAACCTATTCGAATTTCATTTTTGCCCTGAAGTGCTCAATCGCATTAGGCCTTGCTGTGTTACTTGGTCTGATTTACAACAAGAAGCAAGGATACTGGTCGGGCCTCACCATCGCCATTAGCTTCGTGACAGGACGACAACCAACATTTACAGTTGCGAATGCTAGAACACAAGGAACGGCAATGGGATCAGTCTATGGAATCATATGCATGTTTCTTTTTCAAAGAGTCGACGAGCTAAGGCTCTTACCGCTCATACCTTGGATTGTCTTCACTCATTTTCTCAGGGATAGCAGGATGTATGGCCAAGCTGGTGGGATCTCAGCGGCAATTGGAGCGTTGCTAATCTTGGGTAGAGAACATTATGGTCCACCAAGTGACTTTGCAATTGCAAGATTGGCTGAGGCTTGCATTGGATTAATCTGTTTCACATTAGTAGAGGTTCTCTTCTATCCTATGAGAGCAGCGACCCTAGCCAAAAATCAGTTATCGCAAAGCTTGGGGGCACTCAGAGCTTGTGTCCAAGACATAAGCCTGAGTGTGCCAGCTTCTACTGGACTGACAGAGAAGCACAGGACGCTAAAATCTCATGTCAATAAACTGCAAAACTTCATTCAAGAAGCTAAAGCAGAGCCTAATTTCTGGTTCTTGCCCTTTGAAGGTGATTGTTACAATAGGATCCTAGGATCTATGTCGAAAATGGCGGATCTCCTACCGTTTGCAGCTCATAATGTAGACTTCATCTCACAGAAATCTGAAGGAGCTTCACAGGAGCTAAAACAACATTCGGATACTGATCTGAAGCTTTTAAAAGAGAAAATCGGGAATTCACTAAAATGCATTGAGCATGTGTCTTCTATGAAATCCCTTGCAGCATTTGACACAGAAGCGCAGAGCGTATGCGATAGCGAAATGGGCATATCACCAAACCCGTTTATGATTTTGGGTACATGTGATGATGAAGCTGAAGCCACTGTAAGTAATTTCCTTCAACATCTCCAAGAAGTAGTTGTCAGATTACGTAACAGTGATGACGAAGTGAAGGATGTGAGCCAAATGGTTCTTTGTTTGGGTAGCCTGGGATTCTGCATCCGGAGTTTGAGTGAAGAAACAATGAAGATCAAGGAAGAAGTAAGAAAACTAATCAAATGAACATTTAGAGTTCAAATTTAACCCATTTAGCAGATAGATACTTAAAGATTTCCCCgacctttttttctttctttctgaaaTCTAATAGATTTGTTCTTTCATGTAGTTAACCATCCTCAGCACAAGCTGTAATTTGTTAAGTTCATATATTATTGACGAAAATATTCCTATCCTACTGAATATGCACCATCTGGTTTACTCTTCACCATGCAACTTTTTTCGTTCCGCTGATGCCACCTCTGATCCTTTCAGTCATCTATCCCAACTTTAATCAAAAAGTTCTTTTGCAATTTCTAAGAACACCATGACAAATCACAAAGGCAAGACAATACAGAACCAACATAAAGACAGCCAATATCCATAAATATGAACGCAAAAGTGCTGCGAACTTCATATGCAGCAGAAATTAAAATCTTACAATGTCACATGTCTATAATGGCGAACATTCATATTGCATAATATCCCTTTAGCTAAATTTATGTTGTATCCATTGTGAAACCACTCATACTACAGAAGTAATAGGACATCACTACCAATAGCAAAAATGGTAGGTCTATTCATATTTTGGGTCAGCCATCACATAATGATACGCGattaccaaaacaaagatGAAGATGCCAAGGAAATTAGCAAAGAAGCCCAGGTCCTGATCGTCAAACATCTGGGACATAAAAAACATCAAAACTTCAGAAGGATGAATTGTACCCACAGTATCACTTAAAATACTTGGTAAACAGGGATGCAACACCAACAAAAATTGGCAACATTGAAAGATTCTCTGTAACGAACCCAAACAAACATCACATGGAGTTCAAATTCCAGTAGACATGCGCATAACTAAACACGAATTTATTCAGTGGATATAATCAATATGAAGTTGAAATAAGTGCTAAAAGAAAGAGCTTTGAGCAGCTATATATAAACACATAATCCATAAACCCTTAACTTCAAGAAATTAACATATGGGAGAAACTGGGTTTTACTATACGAGGGGAGATCAAGGGAGTCAGTCCCAGCAGCTCTACCACAAAATTAAGAGGTGTATATAAAAGTATGTAAGAAGCACCAGCACCACTGCCTCAGACAAAAGTCCATTGGTAAACCTTGTCAATCCAACAAgtacaaaatcaaaatagagAACAAATCAACAGCGCCAAAATAACACCTGCTCAAAGCGAGTCTCTATCAGTCCTTTGAAAATGCATGGTCCCTCATGGCAATAGTTATACTCACAGCAAGTCTATAACATACTAATCTTTCTCTTACATGGAAAGAGTCCTTATAGTGTTGACTAAACAAGTGTTCATTTCTTCTAGATACCACAGGACTTGTTTCACCCAAATTTTAACACAGCTTGCAGCTGAAGTGGCAATGTCAATGCTCAACGCAAATGTGGTGATGTATCGATACCAAACCCTCGTTGTTTTAACCTAAGAGCTCGCAGAACACCAATCTTGATACTCCACCTTAATACTCCTCGACTCTCCTTAATACTCCTCGACTCTCACTACCAAAACCATcaaactaaacaattctagcaACACTCATCATTAAAACAAAAGGCATGATAATCCCCAATTCTGTTGATTTTGAAAACAATTCGTAAGAGTATGCTGATGACAATTGTGCATGGGAGTTGGGAACCCTTTGAAAACCGTTGCTTCAGTCACAATTTTGCAAAACCAAACTACTGAGTAAATATTCCTTGAACGAAATCAAGCATTATACAACAAACCCACGTTCGAATTCAAGAAAGCCATTACGATTAACATAGTATGCACAATTCTTTAGATCTtaaaattgcaatgaactacaGTAAAACTATTGCTACATTTATGGAAGTGAACAGAATCGGCGCGGTAAATTTGAGATCTGACGGATCAGAATAAAACTAGAACAGAAATTGAAGAAGAGAGGGAGGGTAGCTCACAGTTTCGGAGGCGAGTAGAGTCAGTCAATGGCAGGAGCTCTGTGAAATTTGATGAGTCTGGGACGGGAGAGCGTAATGGGGTCTATGTTTATAAATCTGGAGCGAGTGACGAGCAAACGGCGTCGTATGATCCCTATTGCCTAtggcaaaaaaaataaaaaaaatgtcagGTGTGTGGCTGCTGGGATTCGAGCCCAGGTCTCCACGGCCACAACGTGGAATTCTTACCACTAAACTACAGCCACAAGATGATTGTCTAGACATTTTATACTAGTCACAAAATTCCCCGATGATTTTCTTACAAAACATACAAATTTACCTGGAATTCCATTTCTTCAATAGCTCGTAATTTGTCTTAATCAATTAACAATTATGTTTTGGAAGGATATTCCATGGAATTTCATTCGACATCGTGATGAAAGTGAAATGCATATGTTGCATTAGGGATGGAATTGCTCATTTATCAACTCAAAAAAGTGATGCATGTAGGTTGTACCGTTGTAGCCTGATCATGGCACATTTGTGAAAACACTAGGAATACGTGCTATGCATACATTTAACATGacaacaaaatctacacatcatACCAATCATGAGTTCTTGCCTTTTAAAGAGCCGATATGGATTGATTGTCATTGACAAACTATTAAtagtaattccacaatttttaTTGGTTGTTGGTAGTATGTATGAGATATTTGAGAAAACTAACAAATCATAGCCCTTCTAGCGCCACCAGCAAGGCAGAGTGGGCAGAGTGGCAATATGAGGAGAGGTGAGATGGATTTGGTGGTGGCAATGAGAAAGGGTGGTTTTGAGACACCGGGTACAAGGGCAGAGGTGTTGTTAGAGTTACATTTTCCGACGAACCTTCATCTCCCCCATCAAGATGCTGGGTTGTTGATGGTGAATCCACTAGATATAAAGAAGTTGGACCGGGGAAAGCTGGACCGAGGAAGATTGGGTCAGAGAAGGTTGGGTGTGAGACCtggaaattttatttaattactttTTGTTGCTTACGACATTTGCGTTCAGAAATTCTTTTCAAAGTCGGGTAATTGAGTTGTGTGTTCCCACTTAgaatttatttactgagtcTTAATGTGAACTATTGGTCTATTTTGGGAAATTAAGGAGGTAATTTCCACATATGGGTAGTGTGGAATAAAGATAATAGTTTCTGATCTGACATCAAATGTTTAGTTGTTATCCTACCACCATTTCATTGAAGCACCAACCTCActttcttttctattccaagtTGATTACTTCAATCACCAAGGTTTAATTCCCTCGAGCTCATAAGAAACACTACGACGAGAACCTCACTAAGATAGGAAGAACCCATCGACATTCTCTTCTATTTTCTATATTGAGACAAGACACCGAGTTAGAGTTTGGAATAGAACCAAGTTGTTCTCAGGTAAATTCAACCCCGTTATTGGtattcaaatttcaatttcactTTGGTTGTTGGGTTAATGATACCTCTTATTAATTTAAAGTCTGTTAGTGGGAGTTATCAAAAGAGTGGAGCTGGAATTCGATCAGAAATCAGTGACCATGTATTGATCAAATTCTGATTCTTTTTCATGGTGTTTGTGATTCGTAGTTGGGTTTGTTTGATTTGAGCATAATGAAAGTTGTGGGGTGGAGTTGTTTATGACGTTGGGTTTATGTTCTGGGTTGAATTCAATTGTTTTAAAGAAAGGTTGTATATTGATGAAGAGTGAGGAAGAGTTAGTTCCTTGGAGATTATAAGCTTGTTGTCAAGAATATAATTGAATTGGTCTCTCTTAGTGTACGGATGATTACTCCATTAGTTTGGTTTGAATTAAGGCTCAGTAGCCatgatttcatattttaattttatggaCTGAGCTTAAGATTGAACTATGGTGGTGGTATTTTAATGATTGATTATAGTTGCTGGTGTGCATTTTAAATTGTTAatgttgcaatttgaatatgaaGTTGTGATTAGAATATGGAGTCACATTCTTAGCGGAAGTCCTCTGTgttgtgaattgttttggtctAAATATATTACTGATTTAGACTTATTGGATTTAGGATTCCAGTGACCCCAAGGCTTGTTGAAAGAGGGTGAATTACTGAAGTGGTTGTGTTTGAATTCCAGGTAGGGTGTGATGCTCACTTAACCTCACTATATCTTTCTCAAAGCTTTTTGTTCTACAATTGCATTATTCTTACGTATGGTTCAGGctatttcaatttattgttTTACGACATTGGATTATCATTATCACGTTAAGGCCATACCATACGGTTAAGTGATATTATTAGATGACTTGAGAGTGAAAGGTGGCAGCGACTTCCTTAGGTTCGATCCCCTTAAGCTCCGGAGAGTTGGTTACACCGGTCGTGCAAGATTCAATCTTATTGACGAACTCGAAACGTATGGGTAACTAGGTAGTGAACGCTCTTGCTACGCTTGCCAGTGACTATATCAATACGAGTAAGGCCATGTAGTTGGTCTATATGACCGGTTATCTAGACTTTGAGATTTGGGATCCCGACTTGCGTCATATCTTTTACGATTTATCGACATTCCTCATAAGACTACTATGCATTCTTTTGTATATTTTGTTAAGTACATGTTATTACAAAACCTGGTAGGGTGGAGCCCTTTACTGAGAGATGAACGTATGTGATGCTCACCCCTACTTTCCTTTCAGGGACTGAGTTGGAGTCAACTGAGGATCATGCTTAGGTACTTGGGTGTTAGCGTTTTCCAGTTGTATATAGCTTCTCAGACTTGATTGTTGGTTGAGCAGGTGTTCTCCAGTTTCCCTTCCTTTGACATTGTGAATATGTTGTTATTTTGTTGGGAAACTTTGTAAACTAGTTATCATACACCTACTGCTCTTTTGTTGTGACTCCACTTGTGAACTCTTGTTTAGGACTTGAACCAGTGGAATGTAAATATATCTTTTTGCTATAAAAGTTTTTCCTTGCTTCCACAGTGTACTCTTAAGTCTTAGCCTCAGATATACATTTTGATGTTACCACATATTCTAAAAAGGCTTTACATATTTTTGAAATATAGGTTTGTTTCGTAAGTTACAGACTTATATTTTGAAAGCTTCTGGCATTGTAAAGTAATATGTCCGGGGCGTTACATTGGGCAGGCAAAGACTGGGTCTCAGCGGGCTCGTAAGATGCACTTTAGGCCCAAACTAATGCTTCATATGGAGGAAGCTGGGCCTAGTGGTTCTCAGGCTACATAGGTTGTTAGGCCAGAAAGCTCGGAGGCCCATGTGGATGTGGTGATTTTCATAGGGTGCTTATGGGGGAGCTTCTCTCCTCGTTTGAGATCATGTTCGAGTTCTCAAGAATAAGTTAGTCATGCTAACATGTCGTGTTTAGCTATTTTTGGCCGAATGTAGAGACTCAACATTGAAATGTTAGTTTATAATTCTAGCTTTGCTAGTTGTTTAGGATTTTTTCATTTCGCAAactcttaattattttttcttccgATTAGGGAGTATGAGTTTTGTTCATGTTGTTTCATACATtacattttcttttatatatgaCAATTTgtcgtttaaaaaaaatcctcACATCTATAAATTTAATGACTAACATATatcatataaataaaaaatgggATAAACACGTAGATGTCATCTCAATTTAATATGAGCTTTGATATAGCATGTAGAAAACATATGGTCCCAAGACAATGTGTTTTTCCTTTACTGCACACACATTTATTAAGTCTACCTATCTTtaaatatgaatcatttgattAAAGGTATAAATA contains:
- the LOC126796782 gene encoding uncharacterized protein LOC126796782, with the protein product MGSQIHPLWRVRLAAALRTALACTIVGCTTLYIPKPIRSFLTYPSFSYMTTILIVSDATLGQTLMSCWHVLYATCQVMACSVMALRLIGPARFTNEVAAAAVAVSVFVVALPGSTHLMSKRIAFGQFVNVYVGTVVYGASTKIVMHPTQVAASTALGALASVLAMMIPYPRLAYYEVKKSWRLYNENASQRLSRFVDAISAEDNRVALESISQGKSLSKAAAKLLPSINQNLEGMLWERPDIKFLRPNHRDLGHRLQEMEIPIRGMEMALSSCSSFPVDMIDEGLRDHLRNSQLQVSLKLLQSKYSMPSEAATVPESKRETFDKPLWTNKTTTTTHQDLPALFFLYCMELLLGDLPIARHPGKNPNCKGKIGDSQTQPECICKRVWRSIMPTYSNFIFALKCSIALGLAVLLGLIYNKKQGYWSGLTIAISFVTGRQPTFTVANARTQGTAMGSVYGIICMFLFQRVDELRLLPLIPWIVFTHFLRDSRMYGQAGGISAAIGALLILGREHYGPPSDFAIARLAEACIGLICFTLVEVLFYPMRAATLAKNQLSQSLGALRACVQDISLSVPASTGLTEKHRTLKSHVNKLQNFIQEAKAEPNFWFLPFEGDCYNRILGSMSKMADLLPFAAHNVDFISQKSEGASQELKQHSDTDLKLLKEKIGNSLKCIEHVSSMKSLAAFDTEAQSVCDSEMGISPNPFMILGTCDDEAEATVSNFLQHLQEVVVRLRNSDDEVKDVSQMVLCLGSLGFCIRSLSEETMKIKEEVRKLIK
- the LOC126799440 gene encoding dolichyl-diphosphooligosaccharide--protein glycosyltransferase subunit 4A, yielding MFDDQDLGFFANFLGIFIFVLVIAYHYVMADPKYE